A single region of the Nitrosomonas sp. Is79A3 genome encodes:
- a CDS encoding disulfide bond formation protein B encodes MRLLFLFILLICISLLGYAQYLQHLEGLLPCPLCVAQRLAYWLLGLVALLAFLHNPKVIGRRFYAVLMCILALIGTVIAARHAWLVRFPESFECGISPEEAFLNSLPLAGWWPGMFEANGDCADIDWKFLSLTIPDWSLIAFISLGIVSLYILLAKK; translated from the coding sequence ATGAGATTATTATTCTTATTTATCCTGCTCATCTGCATCAGTCTTCTGGGCTATGCACAATATCTGCAACATTTGGAAGGATTACTACCCTGCCCGCTTTGTGTAGCACAACGTCTTGCCTACTGGTTGCTGGGATTAGTCGCACTATTGGCATTTCTACACAATCCTAAAGTCATAGGGCGCCGCTTCTATGCTGTTTTGATGTGCATTTTGGCACTCATAGGCACAGTCATCGCTGCAAGGCACGCTTGGTTGGTACGTTTCCCGGAATCATTTGAATGCGGTATTAGTCCGGAGGAAGCTTTTCTAAATTCATTACCCCTTGCCGGTTGGTGGCCAGGGATGTTCGAAGCAAATGGGGATTGTGCGGACATCGATTGGAAATTCTTATCGCTGACCATTCCGGATTGGTCGTTGATTGCTTTTATTAGCCTTGGAATCGTATCGCTTTATATACTATTGGCGAAAAAATAG
- the xerD gene encoding site-specific tyrosine recombinase XerD, with protein MRAPELNAGLLDEFSDALWLEDGLSRNTLDSYRNDLQLFSEWLRKRNQDNSVLTDATHSDLLDFLASRVSAKMKASTTSRELSSLKRFYRFLLRQGKITTDPSLNIDTPKLQRSLPDSLTETEVELLLSAPDLKHPLGLRDRAMLEVLYASGLRVSELINLRYSQVSMDMGVLRVMGKGRKERLAPLGEESLEWLSRYTKEARPALLNGIVTDTIFVTTRGAAMTRQAFWYLIKRYAQLVGNDKPLSPHTLRHAFATHLLNHGADLRVVQLLLGHADISTTQIYTHIARERLKQLHTKHHPRG; from the coding sequence ATGAGAGCACCTGAACTAAATGCCGGTTTGCTGGATGAGTTTTCCGATGCCTTATGGCTGGAAGATGGCTTATCGCGTAATACACTGGATAGTTACCGTAACGATCTACAGCTTTTTAGTGAATGGCTAAGAAAACGAAATCAAGATAATAGTGTACTAACTGACGCAACGCACTCTGACTTGCTCGATTTTCTGGCGTCCAGAGTTTCCGCTAAAATGAAGGCCAGTACAACAAGCCGTGAATTGTCCAGCTTAAAGCGTTTTTACCGTTTCTTATTGCGCCAAGGCAAAATTACGACAGATCCCAGTCTCAACATTGATACACCCAAACTGCAGCGCAGCCTGCCCGATAGCCTTACAGAGACAGAAGTCGAGCTGCTGCTGAGCGCACCTGATCTTAAACACCCGCTCGGTTTGCGTGATCGTGCGATGCTGGAAGTTCTGTATGCCAGTGGATTACGGGTATCTGAACTGATCAACCTAAGATATTCGCAAGTCAGCATGGATATGGGAGTGTTACGAGTCATGGGCAAGGGGAGAAAGGAACGCCTTGCTCCGCTTGGAGAAGAATCTCTTGAGTGGTTGAGCCGTTATACCAAAGAAGCCAGACCTGCTTTGCTGAATGGTATTGTTACCGATACCATATTTGTGACAACACGCGGAGCTGCAATGACACGCCAGGCATTCTGGTATCTCATCAAACGTTATGCGCAACTAGTGGGTAATGATAAGCCGCTATCCCCGCACACCCTGCGCCATGCATTTGCTACTCACTTGTTGAATCACGGTGCTGATTTGCGAGTGGTACAATTACTGTTGGGTCACGCAGATATCTCCACTACGCAGATTTATACCCATATCGCGCGTGAACGCCTGAAACAATTGCATACCAAGCATCATCCTCGCGGATAG
- a CDS encoding methylated-DNA--[protein]-cysteine S-methyltransferase, producing the protein MGKSTNNHISDPIKVYQAKLITPFAVLGIRTEEDWLTDIDYLPVDTKPLLPQTLLAKEVSRQLLAYLAKPNFMFDLCLHIGGTTHQQRVWQAIQAIPSGETSSYAEIAAQLHSAPRAVGRACGANRIPIVIPCHRVISKNGGLGGFMNASDGDPLEIKRWLLRHEST; encoded by the coding sequence GTGGGCAAATCAACGAATAATCATATTTCTGATCCAATCAAGGTATATCAAGCAAAACTGATTACTCCATTTGCTGTTTTAGGTATTAGAACAGAAGAAGATTGGCTTACGGATATTGATTATTTGCCGGTTGATACAAAACCTTTATTACCACAAACCCTACTGGCAAAAGAAGTAAGTAGGCAATTACTGGCATATCTGGCAAAACCAAATTTTATGTTTGATTTATGTTTGCATATCGGTGGTACAACGCACCAGCAGCGTGTTTGGCAGGCTATTCAGGCTATCCCTAGCGGTGAAACGAGCAGTTATGCAGAAATAGCAGCGCAACTGCACTCTGCACCGAGAGCCGTAGGCCGGGCATGTGGCGCCAATAGAATTCCGATCGTCATACCATGTCATCGGGTTATTTCTAAGAATGGCGGATTAGGAGGCTTTATGAATGCAAGTGATGGAGACCCTTTAGAGATCAAGCGTTGGTTGTTGCGTCATGAGAGCACCTGA
- the htpG gene encoding molecular chaperone HtpG, which yields MQSETIKEQLSFQAEAKQLLKLMIHSLYSNKEIFLRELISNASDAADKLRFEGLTDAALYESDSDLNIQVSYDVDAHTITISDNGIGMSRQEVIDHIGTIAKSGTREFFNSLTGDQAKDANLIGQFGVGFYSAFIIADKVTLITRRAGITPEHGVRWESSGEGDYTLETVTKQTRGTEIILHLRKDEDEFLNGMRIRTIIRKYSDHITLPILMKKEEWSQEEKKNKITDEDETINQANALWTRPKNEITVEQYNEFYKHVAHDFEPPLAYLHARVEGKQEYTQLLYIPARAPFDLFDREHRHGIKLYVQRVFIMDDAEKLLPNYLRFVRGVIDSSSLPLNVSREILQESKDIESIRAGIVKKVLGLIEELSKNEDVDGKEKFRTFYREFGQVLKEGVGEDYTNRERIAKLLRFVTTQSDTDEPTVSLENYLHRMKEGQDKIYYVTADNLKAAKNSPHLEVFRKKGIEVLLLSDRVDEWLVTNLTEFEGKPLQSVAKGGLDLGSLEDETEKEEREKESNAYQELTERMKAALNEQVKDVRVTFRLTESPACLVADTYDMGGNLERLLKSAGQKVQHAKPILEINPHHPMVQRLKTEVENFEDWSHILFDQALLAEGGQLEDPAAFVKRLNELLLLKY from the coding sequence GTGCAATCTGAAACAATCAAAGAACAGTTAAGTTTTCAAGCAGAAGCTAAGCAGCTGTTAAAGCTGATGATTCACTCATTGTACAGCAACAAAGAAATCTTTTTGCGTGAACTGATTTCGAACGCATCTGATGCTGCCGATAAATTACGCTTTGAAGGCCTTACAGATGCAGCGCTTTATGAATCGGATTCGGACCTCAATATTCAAGTGAGTTACGATGTCGATGCGCATACCATCACCATTTCGGATAATGGTATCGGTATGTCTCGGCAAGAGGTAATCGACCATATCGGAACTATTGCCAAATCAGGCACGCGAGAGTTTTTTAATTCGTTGACTGGTGACCAGGCTAAAGATGCGAATTTAATCGGTCAATTCGGAGTAGGTTTTTACTCAGCATTTATAATTGCAGATAAAGTAACCTTGATTACTAGGCGTGCGGGAATAACCCCTGAGCATGGGGTCCGATGGGAATCAAGTGGGGAAGGTGACTATACACTGGAAACGGTAACGAAGCAGACGCGCGGCACCGAAATAATTTTACACCTGCGCAAAGATGAGGATGAGTTTCTCAATGGAATGCGGATTAGGACAATTATTCGTAAATATTCCGACCATATTACTTTGCCCATTTTAATGAAGAAGGAAGAATGGTCTCAGGAAGAGAAGAAAAACAAAATCACTGATGAAGATGAAACAATTAATCAGGCAAATGCATTATGGACGCGACCCAAGAATGAAATTACGGTTGAGCAATACAATGAATTCTATAAACATGTGGCGCATGATTTTGAGCCACCGCTTGCTTATTTACATGCACGAGTAGAAGGCAAACAGGAATACACGCAATTACTCTATATACCTGCGCGGGCGCCTTTCGATTTGTTTGACCGCGAACATCGACATGGCATTAAGTTATATGTGCAGCGTGTATTTATTATGGATGACGCTGAAAAACTGTTGCCAAATTACCTGCGCTTCGTGCGCGGGGTAATTGATTCGAGTAGTTTGCCTCTGAATGTGTCTCGCGAAATATTGCAGGAATCCAAAGATATCGAATCGATCAGAGCAGGCATAGTCAAGAAGGTGTTGGGATTGATAGAAGAATTATCCAAGAATGAAGATGTTGACGGGAAAGAGAAGTTCAGAACTTTCTACCGGGAATTTGGACAAGTTCTGAAAGAAGGCGTGGGTGAAGATTATACAAATCGTGAACGTATTGCCAAACTGCTACGTTTTGTCACCACTCAAAGTGATACCGATGAGCCGACTGTTTCTCTGGAAAACTATTTGCATCGTATGAAAGAGGGGCAGGACAAGATTTATTATGTCACTGCTGACAATCTCAAAGCAGCTAAAAATAGCCCCCATTTAGAAGTTTTCCGTAAGAAAGGTATCGAAGTACTCCTGTTATCAGATCGTGTTGATGAGTGGCTAGTAACCAATTTGACCGAGTTCGAAGGAAAGCCGCTCCAATCCGTTGCAAAAGGTGGTTTGGATCTGGGAAGCTTGGAAGACGAAACTGAAAAAGAAGAACGTGAGAAAGAAAGCAACGCCTATCAGGAATTAACAGAAAGAATGAAAGCGGCGCTCAATGAACAGGTAAAAGATGTACGTGTGACATTTCGCTTGACCGAATCGCCAGCCTGCCTGGTCGCGGATACTTATGATATGGGTGGTAATCTGGAAAGATTACTGAAATCTGCAGGACAGAAAGTACAACATGCTAAGCCAATCCTTGAAATCAATCCACATCATCCGATGGTGCAAAGGCTAAAAACAGAAGTGGAGAATTTTGAAGACTGGAGTCATATTTTGTTTGATCAAGCATTACTGGCTGAAGGCGGACAGCTTGAGGATCCAGCAGCATTCGTAAAAAGACTTAACGAGTTATTATTGCTAAAATACTGA
- the nuoN gene encoding NADH-quinone oxidoreductase subunit NuoN yields the protein MNFIPPDFAPASSEIFMLIMVCVVMLADLTAGDNKRYVAYLLTQITLLGCALLTFISFSTEVTQTFSGMFVDDAMADILKLMVYGTVSAVLVYSHTYISDRGMLRGEFFSLILFATMGMMVMISASHFLTLYIGLELLSLSLYALVALRRDSLVATEAAMKFFVLGALASGFLLYGMSMVYGATGTLHVSQLAQIIQSEASSKEVLVVGLVFIVAGISFKLSVAPFHMWAPDVYQGAPTAVTLFIGSAPKLAAFGFVMRLLVEGMGEMSDDWQGMLVILAVMSMAIGNLAAIAQTNIKRMLAYSTISHMGFLLLGFISADSNGYSSALFYVIAYVLMTLGTFAMVMLLCRSGFEAENINDFKGLSKRNSWYAFIALLLMLSLAGIPPMIGFYAKFSVLQAVVNAGYVWLAIVAVLFSLIGAFYYLRIIKLMYFDEPETNEPIMPNSDVKILLSANGLAVLAFGIFPQALMGLSLYAIQNSM from the coding sequence ATGAATTTTATACCACCTGATTTTGCGCCAGCCTCTTCTGAGATATTTATGCTCATCATGGTGTGCGTGGTAATGCTGGCAGATCTCACCGCAGGTGACAATAAGCGTTATGTTGCATACCTGCTGACACAGATTACGTTATTGGGTTGTGCGCTGCTTACTTTTATTTCATTTTCTACAGAAGTTACACAAACATTTAGCGGTATGTTTGTTGATGATGCGATGGCGGATATATTGAAATTGATGGTGTATGGTACTGTATCGGCAGTTCTTGTATATTCTCATACTTATATCAGCGATCGTGGCATGCTGAGGGGCGAGTTCTTTAGCTTAATACTTTTTGCAACAATGGGAATGATGGTGATGATTTCCGCCAGCCATTTTCTGACGCTTTATATTGGTTTAGAGTTGCTCTCGCTATCGCTTTATGCATTAGTAGCATTACGGCGCGATTCATTGGTGGCAACTGAAGCAGCTATGAAGTTCTTTGTGTTGGGTGCCTTGGCATCCGGTTTTTTGCTTTATGGCATGTCAATGGTTTACGGCGCAACTGGAACACTACATGTTTCTCAGCTTGCTCAAATTATACAGAGTGAAGCAAGCAGTAAGGAGGTTTTAGTTGTAGGTCTTGTATTTATTGTGGCTGGAATTAGCTTCAAGCTAAGCGTGGCACCTTTTCACATGTGGGCGCCTGATGTATATCAAGGTGCACCAACTGCTGTGACATTGTTTATTGGTTCCGCGCCAAAATTGGCAGCCTTTGGTTTTGTAATGCGCTTGTTGGTCGAAGGAATGGGAGAAATGTCCGATGATTGGCAAGGTATGCTGGTAATCCTGGCTGTCATGTCGATGGCGATAGGTAATCTTGCCGCCATTGCACAAACAAATATCAAGCGCATGCTGGCTTACTCAACCATTTCGCATATGGGTTTTTTGTTACTTGGATTCATAAGTGCAGATTCGAATGGCTATAGCTCCGCGTTATTTTATGTTATTGCTTATGTTCTGATGACATTAGGCACTTTTGCAATGGTTATGCTGTTGTGCCGCAGTGGATTCGAAGCTGAAAATATAAATGATTTCAAGGGTCTAAGCAAAAGAAATTCTTGGTACGCATTTATTGCCTTGTTGTTGATGCTATCGCTCGCAGGCATTCCACCGATGATTGGATTTTATGCGAAATTTTCTGTATTACAGGCAGTTGTCAATGCTGGGTATGTTTGGCTAGCGATTGTAGCAGTACTGTTCTCGTTAATTGGTGCTTTCTATTATTTGCGCATTATCAAGTTGATGTACTTTGATGAACCAGAAACCAATGAACCCATTATGCCTAATAGTGATGTAAAGATTCTTCTCAGTGCAAATGGTCTTGCAGTACTGGCATTCGGTATATTTCCTCAGGCATTGATGGGACTGAGTCTCTATGCCATTCAGAATTCAATGTAA